From Lysobacter auxotrophicus, the proteins below share one genomic window:
- a CDS encoding HEAT repeat domain-containing protein, translating into MEWTGWLPVDPLLRLASLIASLLAAVTVLVLLQVLVLSTLATRQRREREAFDHQWRPHMARASLDTDAPCDLPPPHGRRRLWWLMLWNKLQRKLRGESTARLNRLLLGNALDGYALRLLRFPGVRNRLVALETLRHLGDPAHWDAVEPLARGRNPFVAFAAAQALIAMDPARGTRTVLPIALEGEHWGGQRLVALCRQAGRDAVTDTLLQSLERADAGALSRLAPLLAFADPARAAPWARERALRDTDARNRQSALKALGELGDPRDKPLIVRSLHDEDPAVRLAAAQALRTSADLSDVDVLLAALSDRSWWVRRQAADTLAALPRMDDAALLSLLPRVDDRYGREALERARAERGMRGGRA; encoded by the coding sequence ATGGAGTGGACCGGCTGGCTACCCGTCGATCCGCTGTTGCGACTGGCCAGCCTGATCGCCTCGCTGCTGGCGGCGGTGACCGTGCTCGTGCTGCTGCAGGTGCTGGTGCTGTCGACGCTCGCCACGCGCCAGCGGCGGGAGCGCGAGGCGTTCGATCACCAATGGCGCCCGCACATGGCGCGCGCGAGCCTGGACACCGATGCGCCCTGCGACCTTCCGCCGCCGCACGGACGCAGGCGCCTGTGGTGGCTGATGCTGTGGAACAAGCTGCAGCGCAAGCTGCGCGGCGAATCGACCGCGCGCCTGAACCGCCTGCTGCTCGGCAACGCGCTCGACGGTTACGCGCTGCGCCTGCTGCGGTTCCCCGGCGTGCGCAATCGCCTCGTCGCACTGGAAACGCTGCGCCATCTCGGCGATCCCGCGCACTGGGACGCGGTCGAACCGCTGGCACGCGGCCGTAATCCGTTCGTCGCCTTCGCCGCGGCGCAGGCGTTGATCGCGATGGATCCCGCGCGCGGCACGCGCACGGTGCTGCCCATCGCGCTGGAAGGCGAGCACTGGGGCGGCCAGCGTCTGGTCGCGCTGTGCCGGCAGGCCGGGCGCGACGCGGTCACCGACACGCTGCTTCAATCGCTCGAACGCGCCGACGCCGGTGCATTGAGCCGGCTCGCGCCGCTGCTCGCGTTCGCCGATCCCGCGCGCGCCGCGCCATGGGCCCGGGAGCGTGCGCTGCGCGACACCGACGCGCGCAATCGCCAGTCGGCGCTGAAGGCATTGGGCGAACTCGGCGACCCGCGCGACAAGCCGCTGATCGTCCGCTCGCTGCACGACGAAGATCCCGCCGTGCGCCTTGCAGCAGCGCAGGCGCTTCGCACGTCGGCCGATCTTTCCGACGTGGACGTGCTGCTCGCTGCGCTGTCGGATCGCAGCTGGTGGGTGCGCCGGCAGGCGGCGGACACGCTCGCCGCGCTGCCGCGCATGGACGATGCCGCGCTGCTGTCGCTGCTGCCGCGCGTGGACGACCGCTACGGGCGCGAAGCGCTGGAACGCGCACGCGCCGAGCGCGGCATGCGGGGAGGGCGCGCGTGA
- a CDS encoding glycosyltransferase family 2 protein: MTADILFGVQLFFIGYFVLLNGGYLALNVLSMLSLRSYMRQRAEYGTDAPYLGIEPAISLLVPGYNEEATIRTSVRSMLQLQYPDFEVVVINDGSKDRTLEVLIEEFELVPHPEVVRRAVPHKPIRGVYRSLRYGNLRVIDKENGGKADALNVGINVARNALFCAVDADSILQRDSLLRIVQPFIEDERTVAAGGTVRIANGSEVRGGFLVKSGLPRSLLVRMQIIEYLRAFLFGRLGWSPLNGVLIISGAFGLFDRARVEAVGGYRTDTVGEDMELVVRLHRWHRRKRIAYRIRYLPDPICWTEAPEDLGTLGRQRSRWQRGLAESLMFHPPWRFGLRAGAAGWLAWPFMALFEWVGPLIELSGYVFMIVGFAMGWVSPVAFTVFIAVALGMGILLSVNGLLLETLSFRVYNRSRDMLSLFAMAVLENFGYRQLNTLWRCRGMWQWMSRRKHQWGAMKRSGQWGQM; encoded by the coding sequence GTGACCGCGGACATCCTCTTTGGGGTGCAGCTGTTCTTCATCGGTTACTTCGTGCTGCTCAACGGCGGGTACCTGGCGCTCAACGTGCTGTCGATGCTCAGCCTGCGCAGCTACATGCGCCAGCGCGCGGAGTACGGCACGGACGCGCCGTACCTCGGCATCGAGCCGGCGATCTCGCTGCTCGTGCCCGGCTACAACGAGGAGGCGACCATCCGCACCTCGGTGCGTTCGATGCTGCAACTGCAGTACCCGGACTTCGAAGTGGTGGTCATCAACGACGGCTCGAAGGACCGCACGCTGGAGGTGCTCATCGAGGAATTCGAGCTGGTGCCGCACCCGGAAGTCGTGCGACGCGCGGTCCCGCACAAGCCGATCCGCGGCGTGTACCGCTCGCTGCGCTACGGCAACCTGCGCGTGATCGACAAGGAGAACGGCGGCAAGGCCGACGCGCTCAACGTCGGCATCAACGTCGCGCGCAACGCGCTGTTCTGCGCGGTCGATGCCGATTCGATCCTGCAGCGCGACAGCCTGCTGCGCATCGTGCAGCCCTTCATCGAGGACGAGCGCACCGTCGCCGCGGGCGGCACCGTGCGCATCGCCAACGGGTCGGAAGTGCGCGGCGGGTTCCTGGTGAAATCCGGCCTGCCGCGCAGCCTGCTGGTGCGCATGCAGATCATCGAATACCTGCGCGCGTTCCTGTTCGGGCGACTGGGCTGGTCGCCGCTCAATGGCGTGCTGATCATCTCCGGCGCGTTCGGCCTGTTCGACCGCGCGCGCGTGGAAGCCGTCGGCGGGTACCGCACCGACACGGTCGGCGAGGACATGGAGCTGGTCGTGCGACTGCATCGCTGGCATAGGCGCAAGCGCATCGCGTACCGCATCCGGTACCTGCCCGATCCGATCTGCTGGACCGAAGCGCCGGAAGACCTCGGGACGCTCGGCCGCCAGCGTTCGCGCTGGCAGCGCGGGCTCGCCGAAAGCCTGATGTTCCATCCGCCATGGCGCTTCGGCTTGCGCGCCGGCGCGGCGGGCTGGCTCGCGTGGCCGTTCATGGCGCTGTTCGAGTGGGTCGGGCCGCTGATCGAACTGAGCGGCTACGTCTTCATGATCGTGGGCTTCGCGATGGGCTGGGTGTCGCCGGTGGCGTTCACCGTGTTCATCGCCGTCGCGCTCGGGATGGGGATCCTGCTGTCGGTCAACGGATTGCTGCTGGAGACGCTGTCGTTCCGCGTCTACAACCGCAGCCGCGACATGCTGTCGCTGTTCGCGATGGCGGTGCTGGAGAACTTCGGTTACCGGCAGCTCAACACGCTGTGGCGATGCCGGGGCATGTGGCAATGGATGTCGCGCCGCAAGCACCAGTGGGGCGCGATGAAGCGCAGCGGGCAGTGGGGGCAGATGTAG
- a CDS encoding TonB-dependent siderophore receptor: MHAIGSVRTTRFDSRRPFVSPNRLGLAVFLALLGSSGGAFAADDASATDLDAVLVVAQRAERVSNGATNLDLTIKDTPQSISIIDSTQMQAFGTTSLNDALRMATGIQVDEWETNRTTFTSRGFDIENTQVDGVGLPNDWGIVTGAMDMAGYEKLEVIRGANGLLTGVGNAAGTINYVRKRPTNDAQGSLGVSYGSWDTVRAEVDYSTPFTADGRWAGRFVGAHQEGDSWLRDKQDERDFLYGVVDGQIGDNGTLTFGYSWQKAQTDGNMWGALAFMYSDGTQAQWPRSASTTQDWTFWDTTHQNAFVEYAHQFGPDWQLKLSYDYRNTENADKLFYATDYAATGLEPGTNLGLYGYAWRGDDEMTSHLGTATLNGRFPMWGREHEAVLGIGWAKSEAENREFDADIYDNGMFGYIPMPAFPWGGDVVPEPVWGDRSVYSVLDQRLKRAFGATRLALTDRFKAVLGFNFAEYHREGVNYGVVFDQTESHTSPYAGLTYDFNEHVLGYVSYSDIYHPQSQSDADGRYLDPTKGTNYELGVKADWLDKRLLTTFAVFQARQDNLATGAGYNQNGQYYYTGVDVESKGVEFEVTGKVSETVDLVFGATALKLTGQDGDDTYNWVPRRTANLMVMARLPGYTALSYGLGGRWQSEISNVESNGFTVRQGSYAVLNGFVAWDFVPNATLRLNVNNLTDEKYINTLRYSGFYGAPANYMLSLNWRF, translated from the coding sequence ATGCACGCCATCGGCTCCGTTCGCACGACCCGTTTCGATTCCCGCCGCCCGTTCGTCTCGCCCAACCGCCTCGGACTCGCGGTGTTCCTCGCGCTGCTGGGCAGCAGCGGCGGCGCGTTCGCGGCCGACGACGCCAGCGCGACCGACCTCGACGCGGTCCTCGTCGTCGCCCAGCGCGCCGAGCGCGTCAGCAACGGCGCGACCAACCTAGACCTGACCATCAAGGACACCCCGCAGTCGATCAGCATCATCGACAGCACGCAGATGCAGGCCTTCGGCACCACCAGCCTCAACGACGCGCTGCGCATGGCCACCGGCATCCAGGTGGACGAGTGGGAAACCAACCGCACCACGTTCACCTCGCGCGGTTTCGACATCGAGAACACGCAGGTGGACGGCGTCGGCCTGCCCAACGACTGGGGCATCGTGACCGGCGCCATGGACATGGCCGGCTACGAGAAGCTGGAAGTCATCCGCGGCGCGAACGGCCTGCTCACCGGCGTGGGCAACGCGGCCGGCACGATCAACTACGTGCGCAAGCGTCCGACCAACGATGCGCAGGGCTCGCTCGGCGTGAGCTACGGCTCGTGGGATACGGTGCGCGCGGAGGTCGATTACTCCACGCCGTTCACCGCCGACGGCCGCTGGGCGGGGCGTTTCGTCGGCGCGCACCAGGAAGGCGATTCCTGGCTGCGCGACAAGCAGGACGAGCGCGATTTCCTTTACGGCGTGGTCGACGGCCAGATCGGCGACAACGGCACGCTGACCTTCGGCTACTCGTGGCAGAAGGCCCAGACCGACGGCAACATGTGGGGCGCGCTCGCCTTCATGTACAGCGACGGCACCCAGGCGCAATGGCCGCGCAGCGCATCGACCACGCAGGACTGGACCTTCTGGGACACCACCCACCAGAACGCGTTCGTCGAGTACGCGCACCAGTTCGGCCCGGACTGGCAGCTCAAGCTGTCGTACGACTACCGCAACACCGAGAACGCCGACAAGCTGTTCTACGCGACCGATTACGCCGCCACGGGCCTGGAGCCCGGCACGAACCTCGGCCTGTACGGGTACGCCTGGCGCGGCGACGACGAAATGACCTCGCACCTGGGCACCGCAACGCTCAACGGCCGCTTCCCGATGTGGGGCCGCGAACACGAGGCGGTGCTCGGCATCGGCTGGGCGAAGAGCGAGGCGGAGAACCGCGAGTTCGACGCCGACATCTACGACAACGGCATGTTCGGCTACATCCCGATGCCGGCCTTCCCGTGGGGCGGGGACGTGGTCCCCGAGCCGGTGTGGGGCGACCGCTCGGTCTACAGCGTGCTCGACCAGCGCCTCAAGCGCGCGTTCGGCGCGACGCGACTGGCACTGACCGATCGCTTCAAGGCGGTGCTTGGTTTCAATTTCGCCGAGTACCACCGCGAGGGCGTGAACTACGGCGTCGTGTTCGACCAGACCGAAAGCCACACCAGTCCCTACGCCGGCCTGACCTACGACTTCAACGAACACGTGCTCGGCTACGTGAGCTATTCGGACATCTACCATCCGCAGAGCCAGTCCGACGCCGACGGCCGTTACCTCGATCCCACCAAGGGCACGAACTACGAACTGGGCGTCAAGGCCGACTGGCTCGACAAGCGCCTGCTGACGACGTTCGCCGTGTTCCAGGCCAGGCAGGACAACCTCGCCACCGGCGCCGGCTACAACCAGAACGGCCAGTACTACTACACGGGCGTCGACGTCGAATCCAAAGGCGTGGAGTTCGAGGTCACCGGCAAGGTGTCGGAGACCGTGGACCTCGTCTTCGGCGCCACGGCGCTGAAGCTCACCGGCCAGGACGGCGACGACACCTACAACTGGGTGCCGCGCCGCACCGCCAACCTGATGGTGATGGCGCGCCTGCCGGGCTACACGGCGCTGTCGTACGGCCTGGGCGGCCGCTGGCAGAGCGAGATCTCGAACGTGGAAAGCAACGGCTTCACCGTGCGCCAGGGCAGCTACGCCGTGCTCAACGGCTTCGTGGCGTGGGACTTCGTGCCCAACGCGACGCTGCGCCTGAACGTCAACAACCTCACCGACGAGAAGTACATCAACACGCTTCGCTACAGCGGCTTCTACGGCGCGCCGGCGAACTACATGCTGAGCCTGAACTGGCGGTTCTGA
- a CDS encoding iron uptake protein, translating to MSTTTASSFITAPRLRVASRVAAAVLGGYAFAWGVVALTTAVLFALELDFHDAEFAGAVAGLLAYLAVFLWAIAARRLAVVWSVLLAGGALMTGAASLVQSALV from the coding sequence ATGTCCACGACCACCGCATCGTCATTCATCACCGCGCCGCGGCTGCGTGTCGCATCGCGCGTCGCCGCCGCCGTGCTCGGCGGTTACGCCTTCGCCTGGGGCGTGGTGGCGCTGACCACCGCGGTGCTGTTCGCGCTCGAACTGGACTTCCACGACGCCGAGTTCGCCGGCGCCGTGGCGGGCCTGCTCGCGTACCTGGCGGTGTTTTTGTGGGCGATCGCGGCGCGGCGGCTCGCGGTGGTGTGGTCGGTGCTGCTCGCCGGCGGCGCGCTGATGACCGGCGCGGCTTCGCTCGTGCAGTCGGCGCTGGTCTGA
- a CDS encoding PepSY-associated TM helix domain-containing protein, protein MLNSFRQSMAWLHTWFGLVLGFVLMAAFFFGALSVFDREIDRWSIPATRLHPQPMPSFENVIRPAFERMQPTPDAVDAMRPRVDGPMPKRFDTVMSWSAYTTHRDPVLALYSGFQVPGAKDPEEAIWAYATIDPRDGRVLPNDQLKLGSEFFYPMHYSLTLDWKNLGLWIVGFSALVMLAALVSGVVMHRRIFREFFTFRPDKARLRSVLDLHNLTGVVALPFHFFFAFTGLVIFAGTYYFPVGHTQLHDLHEMHAKVEAMETGLPHERAGVAAGLASVDEMVAQAQRRWKAKDKAGDVGFLVLQHVGDANGYVSVYRAGTDRIALVGDGIHFKASTGELIREDPPATALGRTNEFLTGLHLQHFRHWLLRWLYVLGGLAGAVCIATGFVFFVEKRKRQHAQQGSQGARIVDALAVTTVTGMVLAALGILVANRLLPEALPGRGDFERYAFWGTWALALVHAGLRSAPVAQGRANPAWREQCWAIAVLAVAAVALNWITTGDHLLKTLPAGYWPVAGVDLFLLFGATVAVVAASRLSSRAAATQPRVEPEAAHV, encoded by the coding sequence ATGCTCAACAGTTTCCGGCAATCGATGGCGTGGCTGCACACCTGGTTCGGCCTGGTGCTCGGCTTCGTGCTGATGGCGGCGTTCTTCTTCGGCGCCTTGTCGGTGTTCGATCGCGAGATCGACCGCTGGTCGATTCCCGCCACGCGCTTGCACCCGCAGCCGATGCCGTCGTTCGAGAACGTCATCCGCCCCGCGTTCGAACGCATGCAGCCCACGCCCGACGCCGTGGACGCCATGCGTCCGCGCGTGGACGGGCCGATGCCGAAGCGCTTCGACACGGTGATGAGCTGGAGCGCCTACACGACGCATCGCGATCCGGTGCTGGCGCTGTACAGCGGCTTCCAAGTGCCGGGCGCGAAGGATCCGGAAGAGGCGATCTGGGCCTACGCCACGATCGATCCGCGCGATGGCCGCGTGCTGCCGAACGACCAGCTCAAGCTCGGCAGCGAGTTCTTCTATCCGATGCATTACAGCCTGACGCTGGACTGGAAGAACCTGGGCTTGTGGATCGTCGGATTCTCCGCGCTGGTGATGCTGGCCGCGCTGGTCAGCGGCGTGGTGATGCACCGCAGGATCTTCCGCGAGTTCTTCACCTTCCGCCCCGACAAGGCGCGCCTGCGCAGCGTGCTCGACCTGCACAACCTCACCGGCGTGGTGGCGCTGCCGTTCCATTTCTTCTTCGCGTTCACCGGCCTGGTGATCTTCGCCGGCACGTACTACTTCCCGGTCGGCCACACGCAGTTGCACGACCTGCACGAGATGCACGCAAAGGTCGAGGCGATGGAAACCGGGCTGCCGCACGAACGCGCCGGCGTCGCGGCGGGCCTGGCCTCGGTCGATGAGATGGTCGCGCAGGCGCAGCGCCGCTGGAAGGCGAAGGACAAGGCGGGCGATGTCGGCTTCCTCGTGCTGCAGCACGTCGGGGATGCGAACGGCTACGTCAGCGTGTATCGCGCCGGCACCGATCGCATCGCGCTGGTCGGCGACGGCATCCACTTCAAGGCATCGACGGGCGAACTGATCCGCGAGGATCCGCCGGCGACCGCGCTCGGCCGCACGAACGAGTTTCTGACGGGCCTGCACCTGCAGCATTTCCGCCACTGGCTGCTGCGCTGGTTGTACGTGCTCGGCGGGCTCGCCGGTGCGGTGTGCATCGCCACCGGCTTCGTGTTCTTCGTCGAGAAACGCAAGCGCCAACACGCGCAGCAGGGCAGCCAGGGCGCGCGCATCGTCGACGCGCTCGCCGTGACCACCGTCACCGGCATGGTGCTGGCGGCGCTGGGCATCCTCGTGGCGAACCGCCTGCTGCCCGAAGCGCTTCCCGGTCGCGGCGATTTCGAACGCTATGCGTTCTGGGGAACCTGGGCGCTCGCGCTGGTGCACGCCGGGCTGCGCAGCGCGCCGGTCGCGCAGGGCCGGGCGAATCCTGCCTGGCGCGAGCAATGCTGGGCGATCGCCGTACTAGCCGTGGCCGCCGTCGCGTTGAACTGGATCACCACCGGCGACCACCTGCTGAAGACGTTGCCGGCGGGCTACTGGCCGGTCGCGGGCGTGGATCTGTTCCTGCTCTTCGGCGCCACGGTCGCGGTCGTCGCCGCAAGCAGGCTTTCCAGTCGTGCCGCCGCGACGCAGCCGCGCGTCGAACCGGAGGCCGCCCATGTCTGA
- a CDS encoding DUF3325 domain-containing protein, producing the protein MSEATLSAGLLLAAFVAGIAGMGWLALSMPVHAQQAWGEALSSRTARVLRCLGASSLFAALLLCLAVDHASMASLVWVMTLAASALVVAFALSSRPTWLRALAPWVRSRHRA; encoded by the coding sequence ATGTCTGAGGCCACGCTGTCGGCCGGCCTCTTGCTGGCCGCGTTCGTCGCGGGCATCGCCGGCATGGGATGGCTTGCGCTGTCGATGCCGGTGCACGCGCAGCAGGCGTGGGGCGAGGCGCTGTCGTCGCGCACCGCGCGCGTATTGCGATGCCTCGGCGCGTCGAGCCTGTTCGCCGCATTGCTGCTGTGCCTGGCGGTGGATCACGCGTCGATGGCGTCGCTGGTGTGGGTGATGACGCTGGCGGCTTCGGCGCTCGTCGTCGCGTTCGCGTTGTCGTCCCGGCCTACGTGGCTGCGGGCGCTCGCCCCATGGGTACGCAGCCGACATCGCGCGTGA
- a CDS encoding STAS domain-containing protein: MDLHELFVADKAAIRAGWVQELQRSSGNLAGRVTQGELMKRADEMSELLVQALGASRDGTIESVDFAVLDRFFDEFARDRVEQGFSSEETATFVFSLKRPLFQRIQERFSNDAGQLAALSWQATELVDRLGLRAVGAFQRMREAVIERQQHELLELSTPVVKLWKDVLALPIIGTLDSNRTQIMMETLLTRIAETEAAIAIIDITGVPTVDTLVAQHLIKTVTAIRLMGADCIISGVRPQIAQTIVHLGVDLGEVTTKANLADALALALKRTGVRTSDAAGSTN; the protein is encoded by the coding sequence ATGGATCTGCATGAGCTTTTCGTCGCCGACAAGGCGGCGATCCGGGCGGGCTGGGTGCAGGAACTGCAACGCAGTTCGGGCAATCTGGCAGGACGCGTCACCCAAGGCGAACTGATGAAGCGCGCCGACGAGATGAGCGAGCTGCTCGTCCAGGCGCTGGGCGCATCGCGCGACGGAACGATCGAGTCGGTCGACTTCGCCGTGCTGGACCGCTTCTTCGACGAGTTCGCACGCGACCGCGTCGAGCAGGGTTTCAGTTCCGAAGAGACGGCGACGTTCGTCTTCTCCCTCAAGCGCCCGCTGTTCCAGCGCATCCAGGAACGCTTCTCCAATGACGCCGGCCAGCTGGCGGCGTTGTCGTGGCAGGCCACCGAGCTGGTCGACCGCCTGGGCCTGCGCGCCGTCGGCGCGTTCCAGCGCATGCGCGAAGCCGTGATCGAGCGCCAGCAGCACGAACTGCTGGAACTTTCCACGCCCGTGGTGAAGCTGTGGAAGGACGTGCTCGCGCTGCCGATCATCGGCACGCTCGACAGCAACCGCACGCAGATCATGATGGAGACGCTGCTCACGCGCATCGCCGAGACCGAAGCGGCCATCGCGATCATCGACATCACCGGCGTGCCGACGGTCGACACGCTTGTCGCGCAGCACCTGATCAAGACCGTCACGGCGATCCGCCTGATGGGCGCGGACTGCATCATCAGCGGCGTGCGCCCGCAGATCGCGCAGACCATCGTCCACCTGGGCGTGGATCTGGGCGAAGTGACCACCAAGGCGAACCTGGCCGATGCGCTGGCGCTGGCGCTCAAGCGCACGGGCGTGCGCACCAGCGACGCGGCCGGGAGCACGAACTGA
- a CDS encoding STAS domain-containing protein → MDRIPILRMGDVLLVTIQVDLHDQVAMQLQNDLTTQIQRVGAKGVLIDISALEMVDSFIGRLIADTSSMSKVLDAETVVVGMRPAVAITLVELGVAMPGVRTALNVEKGMALLARSRLED, encoded by the coding sequence ATGGACAGGATCCCCATCCTCCGCATGGGGGACGTCCTGCTCGTCACGATCCAGGTGGACCTGCACGACCAGGTCGCGATGCAGCTGCAGAACGACCTGACCACGCAGATCCAGCGCGTCGGCGCGAAGGGCGTGCTGATCGACATCTCCGCGCTGGAGATGGTCGACTCCTTCATCGGCCGCCTCATCGCCGATACCTCGTCGATGTCCAAGGTGCTCGATGCCGAGACCGTCGTAGTCGGCATGCGCCCGGCGGTGGCGATCACGCTGGTGGAGCTGGGCGTGGCCATGCCAGGCGTGCGCACCGCGCTGAACGTCGAGAAGGGAATGGCGCTGCTCGCGCGTTCCCGGCTCGAGGACTGA
- a CDS encoding ATP-binding protein — MADTGVMPLRSEQDIVSARQAVRKWCVEQGFSLVDQTKMVTAASELARNTLIYGGGGEMRWSAGADGARRVLTLTFADEGPGIPDLELAMTDRWTSGNGLGLGLSGAKRLVQDFAIDSAPGAGTRVTITRWK; from the coding sequence ATGGCCGACACGGGCGTGATGCCCCTGCGCAGCGAACAGGACATCGTGTCCGCGCGGCAGGCGGTGCGTAAGTGGTGCGTGGAGCAGGGCTTCTCGCTGGTGGACCAGACCAAGATGGTCACGGCCGCCAGCGAACTCGCGCGCAACACGCTGATCTACGGCGGCGGTGGCGAGATGCGCTGGTCGGCAGGCGCCGACGGCGCCCGTCGCGTGCTCACGCTGACCTTCGCCGACGAAGGGCCGGGCATCCCGGACCTGGAGCTGGCGATGACCGATCGCTGGACCTCCGGCAACGGCCTGGGCCTGGGACTGTCGGGCGCGAAGCGCCTCGTGCAGGACTTCGCCATCGACAGTGCGCCCGGCGCGGGTACCCGCGTCACCATCACCCGATGGAAGTGA
- a CDS encoding ATP-binding protein, with translation MEVIRDSGSWRHTEVDDATQVGAARRQVALVCEEAGIAEDLAAKASLAAVELATNLHKHARRGRLFVRATPAQGKGDRAIDVVSVDHGPGMDLQRCFADGFSTSQTSGSGLGALRRLASLFDAYSDAAGSVIFARVGKAATPVEYGSLAIPLRGELLSGDQWTLVADVAGWSLVMADGLGHGPLAHAASAATVGLRELRGSPAQLLARAHEASRSTRGSAAAVLRRNDTDASFDFASVGNLQCVIDRRDDVQTLVSQNGTVGGAFPSVRETRVPGGERSLSILHTDGLSTRWSLERYPGLRTRHPQVVCGVLFRDCYRGRDDATIVAIRS, from the coding sequence ATGGAAGTGATCCGCGACAGCGGTTCGTGGCGTCACACCGAGGTGGACGATGCGACCCAGGTCGGCGCCGCGCGACGCCAGGTCGCGCTGGTGTGCGAGGAGGCGGGCATCGCGGAAGACCTCGCGGCGAAGGCGAGCCTCGCCGCGGTCGAACTGGCCACCAACCTGCACAAGCACGCGCGCCGCGGGCGGCTGTTCGTCCGTGCAACGCCGGCGCAGGGGAAGGGCGACCGGGCGATCGACGTGGTCTCCGTCGACCACGGCCCCGGCATGGACCTGCAGCGCTGTTTCGCCGACGGCTTCTCCACCTCGCAGACCTCCGGCTCCGGCCTGGGCGCGCTGCGGCGGCTGGCGTCGCTGTTCGATGCGTACTCCGACGCGGCCGGCAGCGTGATCTTCGCCCGCGTGGGCAAGGCCGCGACGCCGGTGGAATACGGCTCGCTCGCGATCCCGCTTCGCGGCGAACTCCTCAGCGGCGATCAGTGGACGCTGGTGGCCGACGTCGCCGGCTGGTCGCTGGTGATGGCCGATGGCCTCGGGCACGGCCCGCTGGCGCATGCGGCCTCGGCGGCGACCGTCGGGCTGCGCGAGCTGCGCGGCTCGCCCGCACAGTTGCTCGCGCGCGCCCACGAGGCCAGCCGCAGCACGCGCGGCAGCGCGGCCGCGGTCCTGCGTCGCAACGACACCGACGCCTCGTTCGACTTCGCCTCGGTCGGCAACCTGCAATGCGTGATCGACCGCCGCGACGACGTGCAGACGCTGGTCAGCCAGAACGGCACCGTCGGCGGGGCGTTCCCGTCCGTGCGCGAGACGCGCGTGCCCGGCGGCGAGCGCAGCCTGTCGATCCTGCACACCGACGGGCTGTCCACGCGCTGGTCGCTGGAGCGCTACCCCGGCCTGCGCACGCGCCACCCGCAGGTGGTGTGCGGCGTCCTGTTCCGCGATTGCTATCGTGGCCGGGACGACGCCACCATCGTAGCCATCCGGAGTTGA
- a CDS encoding sensor histidine kinase, with translation MTGPEQDLQAAQREIELLREELAETNQGVLALYAELDDKAEELRQVSELKSRFLSYMSHEFRTPLVSIQSMARLLLERYDGPLSEEQEKQVAFIQASSQEMSEMVDDLLDLAKVEAGKITISSDWFELIDLFAALRGMFKPIMTSDAVDVVFEEPVGVPPLFSDNQKVAQILRNFISNALKFTQQGAVTISARPEPENHVRLSVTDTGIGIAESDLPHLFDEFTQVRSLRTPAWRGTGLGLSVCRRFAELLGGRVEVRSKVGEGSTFSVILPIQRPPEATQEVAS, from the coding sequence ATGACCGGCCCCGAACAGGATCTTCAAGCCGCGCAGCGTGAGATCGAGCTGCTGCGCGAGGAACTGGCCGAGACCAACCAGGGCGTGCTGGCCCTGTACGCCGAGCTCGACGACAAGGCCGAGGAGCTGCGCCAGGTCTCGGAGCTGAAGAGCCGCTTCCTGTCGTACATGAGCCACGAATTCCGCACGCCGCTGGTCTCGATCCAGAGCATGGCGCGGCTGCTGCTGGAGCGTTACGACGGCCCGCTGTCGGAAGAACAGGAAAAGCAGGTCGCCTTCATCCAGGCGTCCTCGCAGGAAATGAGCGAGATGGTCGACGACCTGCTGGACCTGGCGAAGGTCGAGGCCGGCAAGATCACCATTTCCTCCGACTGGTTCGAGCTGATCGACCTGTTCGCCGCGCTGCGCGGCATGTTCAAGCCGATCATGACCTCCGACGCGGTGGACGTCGTGTTCGAGGAACCCGTCGGCGTGCCGCCGCTGTTCTCCGACAACCAGAAGGTCGCGCAGATCCTGCGCAACTTCATTTCCAACGCGCTCAAGTTCACCCAGCAGGGGGCCGTCACGATTTCGGCACGGCCCGAGCCCGAAAATCACGTGCGCCTGTCGGTGACGGACACCGGCATCGGCATCGCCGAAAGCGACCTGCCGCACCTGTTCGACGAGTTCACCCAGGTGCGCTCGCTGCGGACCCCGGCATGGCGCGGCACCGGGCTGGGGCTTTCGGTGTGCCGGCGCTTCGCGGAGCTGCTAGGCGGCCGGGTCGAGGTGCGCAGCAAGGTGGGGGAGGGGTCGACGTTCTCGGTGATCCTGCCCATCCAACGTCCGCCTGAAGCGACGCAGGAGGTCGCAAGTTGA